A segment of the Yersinia rochesterensis genome:
GTGGCTGCCAGTAATTGCAGTAGCAAATAAGCCAAAGCCAACCCACTGACCAACCCCAGCGGCAAAGTGCCTTTCGCCACCACGTGGTCAATGAAATAACTGATCAACAGTGGGCCACTGACCTCAGCAGCCGCAGCAATCCACAGCATCAGAACCGCCAACCCTAATGGCTTGCGATAAGGGGAACCATAGGAAAGCAGGCGTTTTAGTGTCGGCCAAAGTTGCTTAACTTTACTCATCGGTTTTGGCCTCCGACTCACCGTCATCCAATGCCGCCTCCAATTGCTGATAGCGATACATTTCCCGATACCACCCAGACTGATTCACCAAAACATTATGAGTACCGCGTTGCATCACCCCGCCGTGCTGCATCACCAGAATTTCGCTGGCTTCAGTTAAGGCAGAAAGGCGGTGTGCGCTGATAATCACGGTACGATGTTCGCCCCACTCGCGCAGATTCTTTAAGATTTCATGTTCGGTTTGACCATCAACCGCAGAGAGCGCGTCATCGAGGATCAGAATTTCAGTCTCCAATAGCAGCGCTCGGGCGATAGAAATCCGCTGTTTTTGTCCACCGGACAACATCACACCGCGCTCGCCCACTTCCGTGTCATACCCCTGAGGAAGACGTAAAATATCTTCATGCACACTGGCTAAGCGGGCAGCCCGTTCGATTTGATCTTGGGTCGCATCAGGTTTACCCAGTGCAATGTTGCCCGCGACGGTATCAGAGAATAAAAATGGCGTCTGGCTGACCACGGATAAGCGCCCACGCCAGTCATGCAAACGGATATCAGACAGCGGATGCCCTTGATAGCAAATCGCGCCGTCATCAATATCAAATTGCCGCTGAATAAGTGCCAGCAAGGTGCTTTTGCCAGACCCCGTTGGCCCACATAACCCAAGTATCTGTCCTGGGGCTAGTTTCAGTGCGACATCATGCAGAGCGGGCTGTTTGGCTTCTGGATAATAGAAATGACGAATATTCACCGCCAAAGTACCGCGCTCGCTCGACAGTTCGATGTCACCATCTTTCACCACTGGCGCTTCTTCCAGCAAACTACGAATACGGCTATAAGCAGCACTGCCGCGTTCAACAATATTGAACATCCACGCCAGCGCCAACATCGGCCAAATCATTAAGCCTAAATACATAACAAAGCTGGTCAACTGCCCCAAGGTGATGCTGTGGTTAACCACCATCCAGCTACCACCGCCAATAGCCAATAAATTTGCGATACCGATAGCAATATAAATTGTCGGATCAAAACGAGCATCAATGCGGGCGACATACATATTTTTAGCACCCGCTTCTTCAGCAACCCGCGCAAATTGTTGTGATTGGTTCTCTTCCAGGCCAAAAGCTTTAATCATGCGAATGCTGGTGAGGCTTTCCTGCGCCTGATTATTAAGCGCAGAAAATGCCCCCTGAGCTGATTTGAAACGCTGATGCAGTTGGTCGCCGTAATATTTGATGACCACCGC
Coding sequences within it:
- a CDS encoding SmdA family multidrug ABC transporter permease/ATP-binding protein; amino-acid sequence: MRLFAQLGWYFRREWRRYVGAVLLLIIIAILQLLPPKLVGVIVDGISTKQMSTNMLLVWVCVMLVTAIVVYLLRYVWRVLLFGASYQLAVELRGNFYRQLSRQAPGFYLRHRTGDLMARATNDVDRVVFAAGEGVLTLVDSLVMGCAVLIVMSTQISWQLTLLSLLPMPVMAVVIKYYGDQLHQRFKSAQGAFSALNNQAQESLTSIRMIKAFGLEENQSQQFARVAEEAGAKNMYVARIDARFDPTIYIAIGIANLLAIGGGSWMVVNHSITLGQLTSFVMYLGLMIWPMLALAWMFNIVERGSAAYSRIRSLLEEAPVVKDGDIELSSERGTLAVNIRHFYYPEAKQPALHDVALKLAPGQILGLCGPTGSGKSTLLALIQRQFDIDDGAICYQGHPLSDIRLHDWRGRLSVVSQTPFLFSDTVAGNIALGKPDATQDQIERAARLASVHEDILRLPQGYDTEVGERGVMLSGGQKQRISIARALLLETEILILDDALSAVDGQTEHEILKNLREWGEHRTVIISAHRLSALTEASEILVMQHGGVMQRGTHNVLVNQSGWYREMYRYQQLEAALDDGESEAKTDE